In the genome of Dyadobacter fermentans DSM 18053, the window GCGCCGTCTAAATTCACAACCCGCGAGTCAATTGCTTATCAGAACAACAACCAGAAAGTAGAGATGTTGTATGATAATGCCAACAAGTTCCGCCCAGGAAAATACAACGTGGAGCTCTATGCCGAAGGCTACAAAATTGGTGGCGGCAACTTCACCATCAAGAAATAAGACATAACTTCACACCATGCATAGCTATAAGGCCGCCGATCATCGATCGGCGGCCTTTTTTTGCATTATGGCTGGTTCGTTTGGGCATTGATGATGTCGATGAAATGCCGGAGCTCCTCGGTCCGCTGTGGGCCCGATTCGGGGTATTTCATGTGCATCTTCTTCAATTCTTCGGCGACGATCTTGGCCACCGTCAGGCGGAGGTTCTTCTTGTCGTCGGCGGGAATCACGAACCATGGTGCTTTTTTGGATGCGGTGGCATTAATGCAATCTTCGTATGCCTGCATGTATTCGGCCCATTGGTCGCGTACTTTTACGTCCTGCTCCTCGAACTTCCAGTTTTTGGAAGGGTCCTCAATGCGTTCGATCAGCCGTTCGGCCTGTTCTTCCTTCGATACATTCAAAAAGAACTTGATCACGCGAATGCCGTTCCGGTAGAGGTATTTTTCCAGGTTGCGGATGTCGGTGTAGCGGTGTTTCCAGAGCTTGTCAAGATCTTCGGTCAGCTCCGTCGGAAGGCGCTGCGATTGCGTGAGGATTTCCGGCTGCACTTTCACGACCAGCACTTCTTCATAATAACTGCGGTTGAAGATCGTGATCGTGCCGCGCTGAGGCAGTACCAGGTTCGTTCTCCACAAAAAATCATGTCCAAGCTCGGTATCGGTAGGCCTTTTGAACGAATGGATTTTTACCCCCACCGGGTTTACGCCTGAAAGCACGTGTTTGATCGTGCCGTCCTTACCGGCCGCGTCCATCGCCTGAAAGATCACCAGCAATCCGTACCGGTTGTGCGCGTACATCATGCTCTGCAACTCGTCCAGCTCCTTCGCCGATTCATCCTGCATGGCCTCGTATTCGGCCTTATCGGCATAAATATCTTTAAAGCGCGTTTTGGCTTTACTGATCTCAAACTTCTTGCTACCGTCGTAGCGATAATCATCCGAATTGAAGTCCGACATGTCCGTATGATGTTAGGTTGAATAATGTGTTAATGCGCCCTCAGAAAGGCTACCAGCTTTGCAAATGCCCTGCCGCGGTGGCTAAGATCGGATTTCTCCTGCATGGTCATTTCAGCGA includes:
- a CDS encoding polyphosphate kinase 2 family protein, encoding MSDFNSDDYRYDGSKKFEISKAKTRFKDIYADKAEYEAMQDESAKELDELQSMMYAHNRYGLLVIFQAMDAAGKDGTIKHVLSGVNPVGVKIHSFKRPTDTELGHDFLWRTNLVLPQRGTITIFNRSYYEEVLVVKVQPEILTQSQRLPTELTEDLDKLWKHRYTDIRNLEKYLYRNGIRVIKFFLNVSKEEQAERLIERIEDPSKNWKFEEQDVKVRDQWAEYMQAYEDCINATASKKAPWFVIPADDKKNLRLTVAKIVAEELKKMHMKYPESGPQRTEELRHFIDIINAQTNQP